CTACGTGACCGTGGAGGCTTGCCGCACGCGCCAGGATACGGATACCGACTGGGCGGATGGCAGGGCGGTGGTGCAGGCGGCGGTGCGTCAGGCGGTGGCGAACTTCTGCCTCAAGCCGGCCGACCGCGCCTATCTGGAGAGCGTCCTGCCGGACGCATCGACCATCCTGCCTCTGAAGCCGTTCACCGATCTCGCCGATCTGCCCGACGCCGCCGTCCCGCAGGACACCGGCGCCGATGGCGACGGACCGCTGATCCTCGCCGTGGGGATGATGCGTCCGGGTGCCAAGATCGAGTCCTACCGGCTCCTCGCCGAGGCGATGTCGGGTCTTCTCGACCGGCCATGGCGCCTCACGATCGTGGGCGACGGACCCGGGCGGAGCGAAGTCGAGGCCATGTTCGCCCTTGCCGGCAACCGGGTGCGCTTCACGGGCGCCCTCCCCCATCCCGAGGTGCTGGGCTGGATACAGCGGGCCGATCTCTTCGCCTGGCCTGGCGTGCGGGAGGCCTTCGGCGTCGCCTATCTGGAGGCGCAGGCGAACGGCCTGCCGGTGGCCGCCTTCGCCACGACGGGCGTTCCCGTGGTCGTCGCCCACGGCGAAAGCGGATTGCTCGCCCCGGAATTCGACGTCGCGGCCTACCGCGGAAACCTGGCCCGGCTGCTGTCCTCGCCTGAGGACCGCGCGCGTCTCGGCGCCGGAGGCCGGGCAAAGGTCATGCGCGAACATGGACTGGAGGCCGCGGCCATGGCGCTGAAGACGGTCCTGTCACCGCTCTTGGCGACGCGACCTGCGCAGGACGGCACGGCTTGAGCGCCTTCGCCGCCGTCGAGGAGGAACTGGCGCTCTGGGCCGAGGCCGGCCTTACGCCGCGCTTCTGGCTGCGCGACGACGACGCGGTGGAGGCCACGGCGGCGCTGGAACGGCTGATCGGCTTCGCCCGCCGTCGCAGCGTGCCGGTGTTGCTCGCCGTGATTCCGGCGCGGGCGACACAGGCGCTGGCCGACCGGCTGGCGGACGAACCGCTCCTGACGCCCTGCCAGCACGGAATCGCTCATTGCAACAACGCGGCCGCCGGCACACCCTCGCTCGAACTCGGCGGCACGAGGCCGGCAAAAGAGATCCTCGCCGATCTGGCGGATGCGCGCGCCCGGCTGCTGGAGCTCTTCGGCAAGCGTCTCTCCGGCATCCTGGTGCCGCCGTGGAACCGGATGGCACCGGACGTGGCCGCGCAGTTGCACGCCCTCGGCTTCACCGGCCTGTCGACCTGGTCCTGGCAGCGCAAGGGCACGTCCCTGCCCGAACTCAACACCCAGATCGACGTGATGGACTGGGCCGGCGGACACCGCGGCCGCGACCTCTCCTGGACGGCAGGCGAACTCGTCCGGCGGCTGATCCAGGCCCGCGAAAGGGGCGGCGCGCCGCTCGGCATCCTCACCCACCATCTCGTCCACGACGAGCGTGCCTGGGCGACGCTCGACGAACTCGTGACGTGGCTGGCGGAAGACCGCGGCTTCGTTTTCGAGAGCGCTGACGACCTGATCGCGGCAGGCGCCGCGATGCGGTTCTGACGAAGCCGGCACTCCGGCCCCGTTGGTGCCTCAGGCCGTGTGGTAGGGGTCAGCCGCGTCGCGCAGTCCGTCGCCCAGGAAATTGAAAGCGAGGATGACGAGGATGACCGGCACCACCGGCAGGATCAGCCAGGGATAGAGCGCCACCACGTTGATGTTCTGCGCCTCGTTGAGCAGCACGCCCCAGCTCGTCACCGGCGGACGCAGGCCGAGGCCCAGGAAGGACAGCGCCGTCTCGCCGAGGATCATCGTCGGGATGGTGATGGTCGCGGAGGCGATCAGATGGCTCATGAAGCCCGGGATCAGGTGGCGGAAGATGATGCGCGGCGGCGAAGCGCCCATCAGTTCGGCCGCCACCACATACTCTTCCTCGCGCAGCGACAGCAGCTTCGACCGCACCGCCCGCGCGAGCCCCGTCCAGTCGATCAGGCCGAGGATGATCGTGATGCCGAAATAGACCACGATCGGCGACCACGTCACCGGCATGATGGCGGCGAGCGCCAGCCAGAGGGGAATGCTGGGCAGACTTTGAAGAACCTCGATGATGCGCTGTACGACATGGTCGATCCAGCCGCCGTAATATCCGGCCATGCCGCCGATGGTGATGCCGAGCAGGAAGGACACGGTGATGCCGATCAGGCCGATGGTCAGCGATATTCGCGTACCGTAGATGATGCGCGAGAGCACGTCGCGCCCCAGCCGGTCGGTGCCCAGCAGGTAGAAATAGCCGTTCTCTGCCGGGCAGACGAGGTGCAGGTCGCTCTCGACCATCCCCCAGAAGCGGTAGCTGTCACCGCGGCAGAAGAAGCGCAGCGGCTGCACGTCGGTCGTGTCGGGCACGTATTCGCGCTTCAGCGTCTGCATGTTGAGCTTGTAGTCGTAGCCGTAGACGAAAGGACCGACGAAGCTGCCCTCGTGGAAGAGGTGAATGCCTTGCGGCGGCATGTAGATCGCCTTCACGTCCCGCCGCTCGAGGCCGTAGGGGGCGAGGAACTCGCTGACCAGGATCGACAGGTAGATCAGCAGCAGGAAGACGCCCGACCAGACCGCCGCGCGATGCTTGCGGAACTTCCACCACATCAGCTTCAGCTGAGAGGCGAAGTAGACCTTCTCCTGCTCAGGCGAGAGTTTCTCCACACCCTGCGGATCGAAGGGCGTCTGCGAGACGAAGTGGCTGATCGTCTCTCCGTCCGGCGGCAGCGAGGTGTTCATCGGCGTCCCCCCTGCAGCCGGATCCGGGGATCGAGGATCGCCAGCGCGATGTCGGAGACGAGGACGCCGATGACGGTCAACGTGGCGAGGAACATCAGGAAGGAGCCTGCAAGGTACATGTCCTGGCTCTGCAGCGCGCGGATGAGCAGAGGACCGGTGGTTTCGAGCGACAGCACGATGGCCACGACCTCCGCGCCGGAGATGACCGCGGGCAGGATCGAGCCGATGTCGGCGATGAAGAAGTTGAGCGACATGCGCAGCGGATACTTCAGCAGCGCCCGGGTGGGCGGCACGCCCTTGGCCCGCGCCGTCACCACGTACTGCTTCTGCAGTTCATCGAGCAGGTTGGCGCGCAGGCGGCGGATCATCCCTGCCGTGCCGGCCGTGCCGATCACGATGACCGGGATCACCATGTGCTCCGCCATCGACCAGAACTTGGGCCAGCTCATCGGCTGGTCGATGTACTGGGCATCCATCAGGTGCCCGATCGAGGTGCCGAACCAGACGTTGGCGAAGTAGAGCAGGATCAGCGCCAGCAGGAAGTTCGGCGTCGCCAGACCGAGCAGCCCCAGGAAGGTCAGTCCGTAGTCGCTCCAGGAATACTGGTGCGTCGCCGAGTAGATGCCGATCGGGAAGGCGATCAGCCATGTGAAGATGATGGTGATGGTCGAGACCAGGATGGTGAGCCAGAGACGGTTGCCCACCACCTCGCTGACCGGCAGCTCATACTCGAAGGAATAGCCGAAATCGCCCTGGAGCATGCCGCCGACCCAGGTGAAGTATCGCTCGATCAGGGGCTGGTCGAAGCCATACTCCTGCTTGAGGTACTCGATCTTCTTGGGGTCGACGGTTTCGCCCTGCGCCTGCAGTTCCGCGACATAGGTTTCGAAATAGTCGCCCGGAGGCAGCTCGATGATGATGAACACCAGCGCGCTGATGAGGAACAGCGTCGGGATGGCGGCCAGAAGGCGGTAGGCGATGTAGCGCAGCAACGCACGCTACTCCTTGTCGAACCAGAACGTGTCCGGCATGTAGACGCCGAAGAAGCTGACCGGCGAAAAGGCGTAGATGCCCTCCGCGGGGACGTTCTTCAGCGTATTGCGGACCACGACCGGCTGCAGGACGCCGTTCACCGTACCGATCGTGAAGACCTGGTCGGTGTAGATCGCCAGCATGTCGTGCCAGATCGCCGTGCGCTCCTCGGTGGTCGACGACACGCGCCAGGCCTGGAAGAGTTCGGCAAGGCGGGCGACCTCGGGAACGTCGATCTTCTCGCCCGCCACGCCGTTCGTCTCCAGATACTGGCCCCACTGCGGCCATGTTCCCTGGACGGCGGAGACCGGTGCGAGTTCCTCCGGCGGCATGTCGGGCGTCGCGAGACCGACGTTGAGGCCAGCCCAGACCGACATCATCGTCTCGCCCGAGAGGAAGCGGCGGCGCATGTTGTCGAGCTGCATCGCACGCGAGAAAACCTTGATGCCGAGCGTGCCCCAGTACTCCGTCACCAGCTGCGTGACGTCGGTCTCCTCGGTGCCGCCGGCCATCTCGATGATGATCTCGGCCCGGCGCCCGTCCGGCAGCAGACGCACGCCGTCGGCGCCGCGCTTCAGGCCGATCTCGTCGAGCAGGGCGTTGGCCCGGTCCGGATCATATTCGGCATAGGCCTGCGCATATTGCGGCTTGTAGAGCGGCGATCCCTCCAGCACCGAATTGGCCGCCGGCTGGGCCAGCCCGTAGTAGAACTGCTGGTTGATCTCTTCGCGGTGGATGCCCAGCGACAGGGCGCGCCGGAAACGGGCGTCGCGGAAGAGTTCGCGCCAGACGGGATCGCTGACGTTGAGGTTCGGCAGGTAGGCAACCTGCGAGCCGGTGCCGTCCTTCCACAGCTTGACGTCGAACTTGTGCTGCTCGCTCGACTCCTTCAGGAACGTGAAGTTGTCGAAGCGCAGATAGCGCGCCTGCAGGTCGCTGTCGCCGGTCCCGGTCTTGGCCGGGATGATGTCGGCCGAGCTTATCCCGAGATAGACCTCGTCGATGTAGGGCAGCTGGTTGCCCTCGCCGTCGACGCGGTGGAAAAAGGGATTGCGCTTGAAGACGAACCGCTCGGCCGGCGGCGGCGTGGTGTTCATCCAGGGTTCGAGGGTCGGCAGTTCCGGATTCTCGGGCCGGTAGGCCCGCGCCTTCACGGTGTGCAGGGCCACCCAGTCGCGCGACCCGGCCGCCTTGACCTTGGCGGCCAGTTCGTCGGCGGTGGCGTATTTTTCGTGGAACTGCTTCAGGTAGTGGGCCGGTTGGGCGATGTAGTTCGGGCTCGCGCCTGCCAGCGACGGCAGGAACTGCGGGTTGGGCTTGGCCCAGGTGTAGCGGACGGTGAGTTCGTCGACCACCTCGAATGTCGGAAGCTCGCCGTCGACCAGCATCACCGCCGAGGCGCCGCCGCGCGACAGCGCCTCGTTGGTCTCCACGTCCTCCCAGGCGTAGCGGAAGTCTTCCGCCGTGAACGGATGTCCGTCCGACCAGCGGTGACCGGGCCGGAGGTGGAAGGTGAAGATCCGGCCTTCCTCCACCTCGAAGCTTTCCAGGATGTCCGGCACGATCTCGAGCTGCTCGTTGAAGCCGACCAGACGCGAATAGCCGTAGATCGTCATCATGCGGATGTCCTTGGCGTCGGCCATCAGCATCCTGAGCGTTCCGCCGTAAGCGCCGTTGGTCTTGCCGTGCGCGGCCATGTCGATGACGCGCGGGACGTCCGGCAGCCGCTCTTCCATCGGCGGAAGCTTGCCGCTTTCGACGGCCTCCTTCAGCGAAGGCGGCTCTTCGGCGAAACCCGCGGAGACGAGGGTGAAGGTTGCGGCTGCGGCCATCGCCGCAAACCATCCGGCACGGCTGATGATCGTGGTCATGCGTAGATCCTTTCACGGGATGGCATGTCGCGCGCCAGGACGAGATGTCCCTCGCCGACCTGAACGAGCGACAGGTCCCTCCCGTCGCCGTTCAAGCTCTGGAACTCCGGCGGCCAGTGGTCGCTCGGATCGGATTCGTCCCCGCCCAGAGCCTCGAAATCGAGCTTGCGGTCGAGATTGACGCTCGGAACCGCGCTCAGGAGCTTCTGCGTGTAGGGGTGCATCGGACGGGCGAACAGCGTCTCGCAGTCCGCGATCTCGACGATCCGTCCGCGCCGCATCACGGCGATGCGGTCGGCGATGTACTTCACCACCGCGAGGTTGTGCGAGATGAACACCATCGTCAGCGACAGCTCGTCCTGCAGCGATTTCAGCAGGTTGAGGATCTGCGCTTGGACCGAGACGTCGAGCGCCGAGACAGGCTCGTCGCAGATCAGCAGGTCGGGGGCGAGAGCGAGCGCGCGGGCGATCCCGATGCGCTGGCGCTGCCCCCCGGAGAAGGAATGCGGATACCGGTTCAGGTGACTGGTCTGCAGGCCGACCATCGCCATCAGGTCGGCGGCCGTCTGGGTGATCTCGCGCGCGCCGCCCTGGCGATGGATCTCCAGCGGCTCGCGCAGCGTGTTGAGAATGGTCGAACGGGGGCTGAGCGATCCGAACGGGTCCTGGAAGACGATCTGGATGCGCTTGCGGAACTCTTTCAGCGCGCGGCCGTGAAGCTGGCGCACGTCGCACTTCACCTCGCCGTTGTCGAACAGGATCTCGCCGCCGTCGGCCTCGGTCGCCCGCATGATCAGCTTGCTCACCGACGACTTGCCGCAGCCGCTTTCGCCCACGATGCCGAAGCACTCGCCGCGCCGCACGTCGAAGGACACGCCGTTGACCGCGTGGATCTGGCGGTTCTGGCCGCCGAACCAGCTGCCCGACTTGATGGTGTAGGTCTTCCTGAGATCGCGCACGGTCAGCAGCGGCTTGTCGGACGAGCACCGTCCCTCGCTCGCGCGCCGCATCGAGCCGGGAATCACCTTGTCGATCTCGCGCAGTGCGACCAGCTTCTCGCCACGCTCCATGTCGAGATCGGGAACCGCCTTCATCAGCGCGCGCGTATAGGCATGTCCGGGCTTCGTGAAGATATCCTGCAGCGGCCCGGCCTCCAGGATCCTGCCGTGGTAGATCACCACCACCTCGTCGGCCATGTTGGCGACGACGCCGAGGTCGTGCGTGATCAGGAGCAGGGACATGCCGAGACGGGCCTGCAGCGACTTCAGGAGCCCGAGCACCTGCGCCTGCACGGTCACGTCCAGCGCCGTCGTCGGCTCGTCGGCGATCAGCAGCGCCGGCCGGCAGATCAGCGCCATGGCGATCATCGCACGCTGCCGCAGGCCGCCCGACAGCTCCATCGGATACATGTCGTAGGCGCGCGACGGGTCGGGAAAGTCGACGAGCTTGAGCATGTCCTCGGTCAGCGACCGCGCTTCGCCCCGGGCCACCTCGCGATGCAGGACGAGCGCTTCCTCGACCTGGTTGCCGATCGTGTGGAGCGGCGACAGCGACGTCATCGGCTCCTGGAAGATCATGGCGATACGCCCGCCGCGAAGTGCGCGCATCTCCGCCTTTTCCGGATCGAGCGCGGCGATGTCTATGTCGGAGCCAGCCACCGCTGGGTCGCGGAACCGGATCCTCCCGCCCGTCACCTTCGCCACCTTGGGCAGGATGCCGAGGATCGCCTGCGCGATGATGGACTTGCCGGAGCCCGACTCGCCGACGAGAGCGACCGTCTTGCCCGCCGGAATCCGGAAGCTGACGCCCTTCACGACCTCGATGCTGCTCTGTTGTATCGCGATCGAGATGCGCAAGTCCTCGATACGCAGCAAGTCCCGTCTGTCGCCCAAGTCGATCTGTCCCATCCCTGACGGTCTCTTACGCCCGGCCGTCTTGCCCCTGCGGCCGGCGGCGGCGAAGGGCCTGGCCGGGCGAGGAATTGCCGGGAGTTTTGCAATTCCCTCTCCCGGCGGCAAGAGGCGGAAGAGGCCTATTCTCAATTTGCTTCAAGCAAGCCCCCGAACCTGCGTCCATGCGTTCACAGCTCGTCGAGCCGGCCGTTCGACCAGCGAAAGACGCGGTCGTGCGGTATCGCCCGACGCATCGTCTCGTCCCTGCCAAGTCCCTCTAGCACCCCGATCATGACGCGCAGATTTCCGCTGTGCGTCACGACGATTGGTAACGCGTCGGTGACGAGGCTGTGTGTGAAAAATTTCATTCTGGCGTGAAGATCGGCGTAGCTTCCCCCGCCCTCCGGCGCGAAATTCCACCGGTCGGCCTTGCGCGCGCGCCGCTCCTGCGGAAACCGCGCCTTCACCTCATGCGTGGTCAGTCCCTCCCAGCGGCCGAAGCCGGCTTCGGCAAGACGGTCGTCGCTCTCGATCGACGTCTCGGGCAGGGCGAGTTGCCGGGCCAGGATGCGCGCCGTCTCGAGGCATCGCGTGAGGGGCGAACTGACGACGCGCAACGGCAAGTCCGGTCGTGCGACGTCGGCGAGATGATCCGCCAGGCGCCGCCCGTTCGCCGCGGCGTCCGCCATCCCCGCGGCCGACAGCGGTATATCGGTCCGGCCCTGGAACCGCCCTTCCTCGTTCCAGGCGGTCCTGCCGTGCCTCACGATGAAGAACGTGCTGTTGATCATGATTTATCTTGTCATTGCGGCCGGCTATGCCATGCCTATCGGCGGGCGCAAGTCTTGACAATGATCGAGGCGAAGGGAGCGGAAATGGGAATGGTGGCAGAACCGTTGCGTGCCTGGCCGAGGCTGCTTGCCTTCGCCGTCCTGGCCATCCTCACGGCGCTGCCGGTTGCGGGCGCGCAGGCGCAGATCCCGCTGCAGGCGCTCGCTCAGGGCAAGCCCGCGGAGGGTCCGGATTCGTCGGGATACGAGGCGCTCCTGCAGCAGGCGCAGCGCGACGGTTCGACCGTCATCATCATGCAGCCGGCCGGCACTGGCCAGGCGGCCACGCCGGAGATGCCCATGGCGATGGCCCTTTCCAGCGAGAATCTGCTGAAGGCACGCGAGAGCCTGAAGCGAATGGTCGTGAATTCGCTCACCTATGTCGACTTTCTCCCGGAATCGCTGAAGGCGGCCAGTCCCGACGGAACGGCGCTCTGGCTGCTGCTTGCCGCCGCCACGGCGGTGGGCGGCCTGGTGGCGGGCCGGCTCGTGTTCTGGCAGGTCACGCGCTGGGGACGCGGGCATTTCCGTCACCTCTACCGCGAGGACGAGACGATCCTCTCGCGCAAGCTCGGCTACATCCTGTTCCGAGCCGGATGGATGCTGCTCAGCGCCGGGATCATGTTCGTCACGGCCGTGCTCGTCGCGGTGGTCTTCGATTCCGGACACCAGCCGTCCCGCGACACGATCTTCGTGATCATCTCCACCTACGTGGTCTATCGCATCGTCCGCTCGGTGATCTTCTGGAACTTCTTTGCGCCGAACTCGTCCGCACACAGGCTGATCCACCTCCCGGACGCGGCCGCCCAGAAGCTCTTCAACCACTGGGCCATCGTCCTGTCCGTCGGCGCCGTCGTGATCGGCCTCTGCCGCTGGATCCTGATCCTCACGCCGCCCGGCAGCGTCACCGACATGTCGATGGTGGCGGTGAACCAGGACGCCCAGAATCTCGCCTTCATTCTCGGCATGCTGCTCTGCGCGGCCATGATGGGCGCCCTGGCCATCATCCATCGCCGCGACCTGACCGGCATCGTCCTCGGCACTGACGATCCGCAGAAGGCGCCGCTTCTCAACCGGGTGTTCGCCGTCGCGGCGCTGCCGCTGGCCATCGTCTACCTCATCGTGGCCTGGCTCGTCAGTTCCGTCCGGCTGACGCTCGGTCTGCCGGGCGGTTACGTCCCGGTGCTGGCCCCGATCATCGTCTTCGTCGCAGGCATCTTCGCCTATGCGATCGCGGCCTATCTGCTCGAGATCGTCTACGAGCGCCGGGCCGCCTCGCATCGCCGCCGCCAGATCCTGAAGCAGCAGGCGGAGCGGCGAGCCTGGCGGCGTGCCCAGGCGTCGAAGGAACTCATGTCGGCCATGAACGAAGACATGCGCGACATGCTGGAGGACGGCGACGAGATGACGGTCATGGCCCCGGTCCAGCCGCCCAAGACGCAGATCCGGCCCTACTTCCCCGCCTTCAAGGTATTCTTCCAGAACACCATCCAGGCGACGATCCTGGTGGTCTGCGCGGGCGAACTCGCCAGGCTGTGGGGGCTCGACCTCGGCCGCGATGGAGGACATCCGGTCGCCGCCGCGCTCGACATCCTGCTTGTCGTCATCGTCGCCCTTTCCTTCTATCGGGCGATCAACGGCTTCATCGACCACAAGATCGTCGAGGAGGGCGGGACGCTGGACGGCCAGGCCGGCAATCCCGGCGAGGGAGAGGGCGAAGGCGGCAAGAGCCAGTCGCGGCTCGCCACGCTGCTCCCGATCTTCCGCAACGTCATCGTGTCTCTGCTCGCGGTCCTCGGCACGATGGTGGTTCTCGCCAATCTCGGCGTCGACGTCGGTCCGCTCTTCGCGGGCGCCGGCGTGGTGGGCATCGCCGTCGGCTTCGGCGCGCAGACCCTCATCCGCGATATCTTCTCGGGCGCCTTCTTCCTCGTCGACGATGCGTTCCGCAAGGGCGAGTACATCGAGGTGGGATCGGTCAAGGGCGTGGTGGAGAAGATATCGATGCGCTCCTTCCAGCTGCGCCACCATCTGGGCGCCGTCCATACGGTGCCGTTCGGCGAGATCACGCAGCTCACCAACTATTCGCGCGACTGGGTGATGATGAAGCTGCCGCTCCGGCTCACCTACGACACGGACGTGGAGAAGGTGCGCAAGCTGGTCAAGAAGATCGGCGCGCGACTGCTCGAGGACCCCGTCGTCGGCCATCTCTTCCTGCAGCCGCTGAAGTCGCAGGGCGTCTACGCCATGGAGGACTCGGCCATGATCATCCGCGTCAAGTTCATGACGCGGCCGGGCGACCAGTTCGTCACCCGCAAGGTCGTCTACGCCGCGATCCGCGAGGTCTTCAGCCGGGAGGGCATACGCTTCGCGCATCGCGAGGTGACGGTGCGTCTGGCCGACGGCCAGAAGGCGGACGAGTTGACGAAGGAACAGAAGGACGCGATCACGGGGTCCGTCCGGGCGGTCATCGACGATGCCCAGGCTATGGCAGCCGATGCGGGCAAGACCGCCGCCGGCGCCCTCTGACGACGAACGGAAGAACGCGGCCAGCATGCCCCTGTCCCTCGCGCCGATCGATTCGGCCTCAGCCTTCGGAACCCGCGCGCCGGGGCGCTTCGCGTGTCTCGTCTGGGCGCTGACCGTTTCGGCCGGGATCCCGCAGGCGCGCCGCAAGGCGATCCGCAAGCACTTCGCCGCGAGGCTTGCCGGCCCCTTCGACGTGACGGCGGGCGGCATCGCCTTCCGTGCCTATCCGGCGGAAAACCGCGACGACCGCATGCTGGTCGGCCGCGGTGAACTGCCGGAGGCGGAGGAGCACGCGCTCGTCGCGCCGCTGCTGAAGCCGGACATGGTCTTCGTCGACATCGGCGCCAATGTCGGCACCTACGCTCTCTTCGTGGCCACGCGCGCCGGACCGGGCGCCCGCGTGCTCGCGTTCGAGCCGCATCCGCGCACCTTCGCCAAGCTCGCCTTCAACCTCTGCGCCAATGGCGCCCGGAACGTCGTCGCCAGGAACCTCGCCATCGCCGCGGCGGCCGGCACGATGGAGCTCTATTCGGACGGTGGCGGCAACGTCGGTCACGCCTCGCTCCTGAAGGAGGGAGCAGGAACGGTCCGCAGCACCCAGTCGGTGCAGGTCGCGCCCCTCGCCGCCATCCTCGCGGAGGAAGGCATCGAGGCGATCGACCTCCTGAAGATCGACGTCGAGGGCTTCGAGGACCGCGCCCTTCTGCCGCTCTTCGACCAGGCGCCGGAACGGCTCTGGCCGGCGGCCATCCTCATCGAGACCGTGCTGTCGACGCTCTGGCAGCACGATTGCCTCGCCGTCCTGGCCGAGAAGGGCTATCGCCGCGCCGGCGAAACGGCCGAGAACGTGCTTCTGGTGCGCACGACGCCCTGACGCCACGGGACGCTCCGGGATCGGGCAACGTCCACGCCCACGGACGGGGATGAAGCGCCGGGCTACCGGCCGCAACATCAAGAATCTTGCGCAGACCGGACCCCCGCCCGAAACAGATTCATGCAATCGCGGGTCTTCGAGCGCAATTTTGCGTGTGCGGCGCACAATTTGAAATGGCGAGGCTCGCAAAACGGTGCAAGTCTGTGACAGAGTTCCGATCCTCAATCAGGAGTGCACCATGATTTTCACGAAGACGAAGATGGCCGGTCTCGGTCTGGCGATCACGATGGCGGGCGCGATGGCGGCGCAGGCCGAGCCCGTGAAGATCGGCAGCAAGAACTTCACCGAACAGTTCGTCGTGGCGGAGATCTATGCGCAGGCGCTGGAGAAGGCCGGCATCGAGGTCCAGAAGCGCCTGAACCTCGGTGCGACGCAGATCGCCCACACCGCTCTGACGAGCGGCGAGATCGACCTCTACCCGGAATACACCGGCACCGCCCTCGCGGCGATCGTCAAGGGCGAGCTTACCAGCGACGCCGACCAGATCTATGCCGACGTCAAGACCTACTACGAGAATGAACTGAACCTGACGCTGCTCGAGCCGACGGCCATCAACAACGGCTACGCCATCATCCTCCTGCCGGAGACGGCCGAGGCCAACAACCTCAAGACCCTCAGCGATCTCGGCCCCGCCTCCAAGGATCTGACCTTCGGCGCGGAAGGCACCTTCGGCGAGCGCAAGGACGGCCTGCCGGGCCTCGAGGCGGTCTACGGCATCAAGTTCAAGGAATTCGTCCAGTTCGCCAAGCTCGGCATCCGCTACAGCGCGCTGACCAGCGAGCAGATCGACGTCTCCTTCGGCTTCTCCACCGACTGGCAGATCGAAGACAGCAAGCTTGCCGTTCTCGAAGACGACAAGAACCTGTTCCCGCCCTACTATCTCGTGCCGATCGTGCGCCAGGACGCGCTGGCGGCGAACCCGAAGATCGCCGAGGTGCTCAACAGGATCGCTCCGCTTTTGACCAACGAGAAGATGCGCGCGATGAATGCCGCGGTCGAGCGCGACCGCCGGGAGCCGGCCGAGGTGGCCGCGGAATTCCTTGCCGCGGAAGGAATGTGATCCCGGATTGCCCGCCCGCCTGAGGCGCGGCGGGCAATCCCTTCAACGAGTTGGTTCCAGATGATGGTCCGCATTTGACCTGGGCACACAAGAACCTCGGTCTGATCGCCGAGGCGGCGGGCCAGCACCTGACGCTGTCGTTCCTGTCGGTCCTGATCGGCTGCGCCATCGCGCTCGTGCTGGGCGTCATATCCGCGCGTCGCCCACGCCTCTACGTGGCGTTCCTGACGATCGCCGGCATCGTCTTCGTCATCCCGAGCCTCGCCCTGTTTGCCTTCCTGATCCCGATCATGGGACTGGGCATGAAACCCGCGCTCACGGGCCTGTCCTCCTATTGCGTGCTGATCCTCTTGCGCAACGTCGTGACCGGGCTCCGCAACGTCCCCGCCGAGGTGCTGGACGCCGCCGACGGCATGGGCTTCAGCCGCTGGCAGCGCCTCGTCAGGATCGAGCTGCCGCTGGCCCTGCCCCTGATCGTCTCCGGCATCCGGATCGCGCT
The nucleotide sequence above comes from Aquibium microcysteis. Encoded proteins:
- a CDS encoding ABC transporter ATP-binding protein, with product MGQIDLGDRRDLLRIEDLRISIAIQQSSIEVVKGVSFRIPAGKTVALVGESGSGKSIIAQAILGILPKVAKVTGGRIRFRDPAVAGSDIDIAALDPEKAEMRALRGGRIAMIFQEPMTSLSPLHTIGNQVEEALVLHREVARGEARSLTEDMLKLVDFPDPSRAYDMYPMELSGGLRQRAMIAMALICRPALLIADEPTTALDVTVQAQVLGLLKSLQARLGMSLLLITHDLGVVANMADEVVVIYHGRILEAGPLQDIFTKPGHAYTRALMKAVPDLDMERGEKLVALREIDKVIPGSMRRASEGRCSSDKPLLTVRDLRKTYTIKSGSWFGGQNRQIHAVNGVSFDVRRGECFGIVGESGCGKSSVSKLIMRATEADGGEILFDNGEVKCDVRQLHGRALKEFRKRIQIVFQDPFGSLSPRSTILNTLREPLEIHRQGGAREITQTAADLMAMVGLQTSHLNRYPHSFSGGQRQRIGIARALALAPDLLICDEPVSALDVSVQAQILNLLKSLQDELSLTMVFISHNLAVVKYIADRIAVMRRGRIVEIADCETLFARPMHPYTQKLLSAVPSVNLDRKLDFEALGGDESDPSDHWPPEFQSLNGDGRDLSLVQVGEGHLVLARDMPSRERIYA
- a CDS encoding histidine phosphatase family protein translates to MINSTFFIVRHGRTAWNEEGRFQGRTDIPLSAAGMADAAANGRRLADHLADVARPDLPLRVVSSPLTRCLETARILARQLALPETSIESDDRLAEAGFGRWEGLTTHEVKARFPQERRARKADRWNFAPEGGGSYADLHARMKFFTHSLVTDALPIVVTHSGNLRVMIGVLEGLGRDETMRRAIPHDRVFRWSNGRLDEL
- a CDS encoding mechanosensitive ion channel family protein, with the protein product MVAEPLRAWPRLLAFAVLAILTALPVAGAQAQIPLQALAQGKPAEGPDSSGYEALLQQAQRDGSTVIIMQPAGTGQAATPEMPMAMALSSENLLKARESLKRMVVNSLTYVDFLPESLKAASPDGTALWLLLAAATAVGGLVAGRLVFWQVTRWGRGHFRHLYREDETILSRKLGYILFRAGWMLLSAGIMFVTAVLVAVVFDSGHQPSRDTIFVIISTYVVYRIVRSVIFWNFFAPNSSAHRLIHLPDAAAQKLFNHWAIVLSVGAVVIGLCRWILILTPPGSVTDMSMVAVNQDAQNLAFILGMLLCAAMMGALAIIHRRDLTGIVLGTDDPQKAPLLNRVFAVAALPLAIVYLIVAWLVSSVRLTLGLPGGYVPVLAPIIVFVAGIFAYAIAAYLLEIVYERRAASHRRRQILKQQAERRAWRRAQASKELMSAMNEDMRDMLEDGDEMTVMAPVQPPKTQIRPYFPAFKVFFQNTIQATILVVCAGELARLWGLDLGRDGGHPVAAALDILLVVIVALSFYRAINGFIDHKIVEEGGTLDGQAGNPGEGEGEGGKSQSRLATLLPIFRNVIVSLLAVLGTMVVLANLGVDVGPLFAGAGVVGIAVGFGAQTLIRDIFSGAFFLVDDAFRKGEYIEVGSVKGVVEKISMRSFQLRHHLGAVHTVPFGEITQLTNYSRDWVMMKLPLRLTYDTDVEKVRKLVKKIGARLLEDPVVGHLFLQPLKSQGVYAMEDSAMIIRVKFMTRPGDQFVTRKVVYAAIREVFSREGIRFAHREVTVRLADGQKADELTKEQKDAITGSVRAVIDDAQAMAADAGKTAAGAL
- a CDS encoding FkbM family methyltransferase — its product is MPLSLAPIDSASAFGTRAPGRFACLVWALTVSAGIPQARRKAIRKHFAARLAGPFDVTAGGIAFRAYPAENRDDRMLVGRGELPEAEEHALVAPLLKPDMVFVDIGANVGTYALFVATRAGPGARVLAFEPHPRTFAKLAFNLCANGARNVVARNLAIAAAAGTMELYSDGGGNVGHASLLKEGAGTVRSTQSVQVAPLAAILAEEGIEAIDLLKIDVEGFEDRALLPLFDQAPERLWPAAILIETVLSTLWQHDCLAVLAEKGYRRAGETAENVLLVRTTP
- a CDS encoding glycine betaine ABC transporter substrate-binding protein — encoded protein: MAGLGLAITMAGAMAAQAEPVKIGSKNFTEQFVVAEIYAQALEKAGIEVQKRLNLGATQIAHTALTSGEIDLYPEYTGTALAAIVKGELTSDADQIYADVKTYYENELNLTLLEPTAINNGYAIILLPETAEANNLKTLSDLGPASKDLTFGAEGTFGERKDGLPGLEAVYGIKFKEFVQFAKLGIRYSALTSEQIDVSFGFSTDWQIEDSKLAVLEDDKNLFPPYYLVPIVRQDALAANPKIAEVLNRIAPLLTNEKMRAMNAAVERDRREPAEVAAEFLAAEGM